One genomic region from Argentina anserina chromosome 2, drPotAnse1.1, whole genome shotgun sequence encodes:
- the LOC126805528 gene encoding LIM domain-containing protein WLIM1 — protein MAFAGTTQKCMACDKTVYLVDKLTADNRIFHKACFRCHHCKGTLKLSNYNSFEGVLYCRPHFDQIFKRTGSLDKSFEGTPKIVKPERPDNEKPGAAKASSMFGGTREKCFGCKNTVYPTEKVSVNGTPYHKMCFKCTHGGCTISPSNYIAHEGRLYCKHHHIQLIREKGNLSQLEGGGDHEKATQVAAEI, from the exons atggcatTTGCAGGAACAACCCAGAAGTGCATGGCTTGTGACAAAACCGTGTATCTGGTGGATAAGCTCACAGCTGATAACAGAATCTTCCACAAAGCCTGCTTCAGATGCCACCACTGCAAAGGAACCCTCAAG CTCAGCAACTACAACTCTTTTGAGGGAGTACTTTACTGCAGGCCACACTTTGACCAAATCTTCAAAAGAACCGGCAGTCTTGACAAAAGCTTTGAAG GCACACCAAAAATTGTAAAACCAGAGAGACCTGATAATGAG AAACCTGGCGCGGCTAAAGCTTCAAGTATGTTTGGAGGAACCAGAGAGAAATGCTTTGGTTGCAAGAATACTGTTTATCCAACAGAAAAG GTCTCGGTGAATGGTACTCCCTACCACAAGATGTGCTTCAAATGCACACATGGAGGGTGTACAATCAGCCCATCCAACTACATTGCGCACGAGGGCCGCCTCTACTGCAAGCACCACCACATTCAACTGATCAGGGAGAAAGGAAACTTGAGCCAGCTCGAGGGTGGTGGTGACCATGAGAAGGCCACACAAGTTGCTGCTGAAATATGA
- the LOC126784262 gene encoding nucleosome assembly protein 1;4-like: MGEAPQTTQISAHPSTFLENVRECVESLRSIQFDRVPYSYSCALICAFRIGKYEALKSEFDKDRAAIYAYKVNSPQIYNIVNGDEADEDSPEPDGVNSDSEEEATFVNEKGVPNFWLYALQNNDEICYRDEQALEYLKDIRWSPIDYYKGFKLEFLFKTNPFFANSVLTKTYFMGDEDRSIVKDITGCPRKKANSRSKYAKAIDTTEACDSFFKFFNALEVDDVNLFGIKLSPMLFHGLPGRLLREMSR; encoded by the exons ATGGGGGAGGCTCCGCAGACGACCCAAATATCTGCACATCCCTCCACTTTCCTCGAGAATGTCAGGGAGTGTGTTGAAAGTCTAAGATCGATCCAG TTTGATAGAGTTCCATACTCTTACAGTTGTGCTTTGATATGTGCATTCAGAATTG GAAAATATGAAGCTCTGAAATCAGAGTTTGACAAGGATAGAGCAGCAATTTATGCAT ATAAAGTTAATTCTCCACAGATATACAATATTGTAAATGGTGATGAAGCAGATGAAGATAGTCCTGAACCAGATGGAGTTAATAGTGACTCTGAAGAGGAAGCAACATTTGTCAATG AGAAAGGGGTCCCTAACTTCTGGCTCTATGCATTGCAAAATAATGATGAG ATTTGTTATCGTGATGAACAAGCTCTCGAGTATCTGAAAGACATCAGGTGGTCTCCCATAGATTACTACAAAGGCTTCAAACTTGAGTTCTTGTTTAAAACCAATCCTTTCTTTGCAAACTCTGTCTTGACCAAGACATATTTCATGGGTGATGAGGATAGATCCATTGTGAAAGATATTACCGG ATGCCCAAGGAAGAAAGCAAATTCGAGATCAAAGTATGCCAAGGCAATCGATACAACTGAAGCTTGTGACAGTTTCTTCAAATTTTTCAATGCACTTGAAGTAGATGAT GTCAATTTATTCGGAATCAAATTATCCCCCATGCTGTTTCATGGTTTACCGGGGAGGCTGTTGAGAGAGATGAGTCGTTAG
- the LOC126782860 gene encoding GPN-loop GTPase QQT1 gives MVFGQVVIGPPGSGKSTYCNGMSQFLELIGRKVAVINLDPANDSLPYECAVNIADLIKLNDVMAEHTLGPNGGLVYCMDFLEKNIDWLEAKLKPLLKDHYLLFDFPGQVELFFLYSNAKNIIMKLIKKLNLRLVAVHLVDAHLCSDPAKYISALLLSLSTMIHMELPHINVLSKIDLIQNYGELAFNLDFYTDVEDLSYLQNSLDQDPRSAKFRKLTKELCGVIEDYSLVSFTTLDIQDKESVGKLVKLIDKTNGYIFASIETSAVEFSKIAIGPVDWDYHRVGEVQEKYIKFDEDFDDNE, from the exons ATGGTGTTCGGGCAAGTTGTAATTGGTCCACCTGGCTCAGGGAAGTCCACTTATTGTAATGGCATGTCACAGTTTCTCGAACTCATTGGAAG gAAAGTTGCAGTGATCAATTTGGATCCGGCTAACGATTCATTACC GTATGAATGTGCTGTGAACATAGCTGATCTTATCAAACTAAATGATGTCATGGCGGAACATACTCTTGGTCCAAATGGAG GTCTTGTATATTGCATGgattttctagagaaaaatATTGACTGGTTGGAGGCTAAGTTGAAACCTCTTCTTAAAG ATCACTATCTTCTCTTTGATTTTCCTGGCCAAGTGgaactcttctttctttattcCAACGCCAAGAATATTATTATGAAACTCATTAAGAAGTTGAACCTCAGG TTGGTTGCAGTGCATTTAGTTGACGCCCATCTTTGCAGTGACCCTGCAAAGTATATCAGTGCATTGCTTCTCTCTTTGTCAACCATGATACATATGGAACTCCCACACATAAATGTCCtgtctaagattgatttgatacAGAACTACGGAGAGCTAG CTTTCAACCTTGATTTCTATACTGATGTTGAGGATTTATCTTATCTTCAGAACAGTCTTGATCAGGATCCTCGCTCAGCTAAATTCAG AAAGCTTACCAAGGAGCTCTGTGGAGTCATAGAAGACTACAGTCTTGTCAGCTTTACAACCTTAGATATTCAG GATAAAGAGAGCGTGGGAAAACTAGTTAAGCTGATAGACAAGACCAATGGGTACATTTTTGCTAGCATTGAGACAAGTGCGGTAGAATTCAGCAAAATTGCAATTGGTCCCGTTGATTGGGATTACCACAG AGTTGGAGAAGTGCAAGAGAAGTACATTAAGTTTGACGAAGACTTTGATGACAATGAATAG